AGCTTCCAGTTACCATGTTTCCCACTCTCACAAAAAAGGCCACAATTTCTCCACCACACAGACTAGCAATAGTGCCACCTCTTTCCTGGGACCAAGTCACTTTTCAAGTGACCAGCTTCTACTGAGCCAGAACCAATCTGTGACCCCTCTCTTCCTGGGCTCCACCTTGGCAAGATATATCTCTCCAGCACAGAAACAGACTCAGTGGGGGCACCCATCTACTGAGTGACTCTCCAGCTTTGGCCCTATaggtaaaacacacacacttctcaACTTTCAGCTCCAACACGAATCTGACCTTCAGAGGACCCAGATCTGCCaacctgctccctctcccaacACCTCAAGCCAGCAAACTTCTTCAGGCACTCACCTTCTGGCGATTCCCCAACtctttctcagggaaaaaaaaaaatttttttttaaagagacccTTCTATACCCAAGCCCCAAAGCTCATTGGTGACTGATACTACTTTGCTTCCCttttagggaaaataaaaggaggactgcagtaactcttttttttaatgtcaagatCTAACACCACCTCTGACTATCTCACCCACCTCCAAAGTGATCATCCCCTCTGCTCCTTTTCTGGGAGTTTGTTTACCCTGACTCCCTTTTCCCAACCTCAGGATTTACCAGCTCCTCCGCAGCCACAGGACAGGCCGGTttattcctcttcctcctttcagcCAAAAAAGTGAGCAACAGGActacctcttgtcccaaggttTGCACACCAGCAACTTAACCTCTTTCCATCCCTATGAGCCCATCAAACTCCACCCGGCCTTTCAACGCCAATGCTGATCCATTCTTCCCTCCCTGGCTGCTCTCTCTATGGttgttggggcggggggggggggactcaaACACTTCGGCCCTACCCATCTCCCATGCGTCCAAACTTTAATTGCTTATCGTCTTAATTCCTAAAACGACCATCTTCGGCGTTGGAGAaggaggggtgcgggggggggggacaaaaaaaCAGCTACTCTTCACCTTCACAACCCAAAAGGCACCTCGTCTCTAACATCCTGCAGCTCTAAACTGACGACAGTCCCCTTAAATCATCATTAGGTGCAATTCAATGAGCACCACCTCCGTGCCGGGCGCTGCACTGACTTCAGGTCCGCCACGAGCCCGCCCCCGCGCCCCGGCGGTAGCTACCGTGTCTCCAAGGGTCTTTGGGTTCCACCGCTCCGGACACGATATCCTCGTCGGAGGGGAACGTGACGCGCTTGGCCGCAGCCTTGAGGCGCCCGTCGGCGGGGGACGATGCGGGGCTGGGAGATCGGGCCTCGGCGGGGGCCTCCTCGGCGTCGCCGTCCGCGCCCGGCCCGGGCGGCGCCTCCTGCGGCGGGATCTCcatcgccgccgccgccgccgcctcctcacGGGGGCCCCGGGGACATGTCCCGGACCCCGGGCTTGTGTCTCCGGGCCCGCCCGCCGTCCCGGGGCATGGGCTCCGCCGCTGCTTCAGGCGCCGCCTCCGACCGCTCTCCCGGTCGTCGTAGCCGTCGCCGCCGGGAGCTCGAGCGCGCCTCCCCCGAGCCTCGCGCGCGCCTGCTCGTTCGCAGCCGCACTTTCGTTAAGAGCCGGAGCGCACGTCGCGGACTAAGGAAAGCGGAAAATCAATTTAATCTATCTGCAGGTAGGGTTGTCTCGCGGGTTGTTGAAACGGGTAACAAGAGGCAGAAAGAgccaagggaaaaagaaaagtgagcagCGAATCGGCAGAGCCGGAACTGCAGAATACGAGGGGCGGGGCGAGATGGACGCCGTCTCCCGGAGCAGCGCGCAAGCGCGAACCTGAACCGCCTCcaccccgcctccccgcctcAATCTAGATATCTAACGTTCACGCTCGCACACATTCGTCACGAGCTCGGGCCACCGAGCGGGGAATGgagttgataaaaataaaaacatctgctTGGCGCGGCTAGGCCAGCTGATAGGGAGAGAGGCATAGGGACAGAGAACTTGAAAGGAAAAGCGATATCAGGCGTACTGAATATATGGATGCTGACAGACGGATCCTCTGCCTGGAGACGAAACCTGTGCTTCTTTGCTACTTATTCTCCAGGCCTCCATTTGCAAACAGCAATTTCATCAATAGTTCTCTGTATTCGTTACgtgaaatacaatttaaattcaaagactaaaataaatatGAGCCCGTAAGTATTAAagtcctgattaaaaaaaaaaaaaaaaaaactgaagaggaaataCATTCCAAAACCAAGAGACGAATCTGCCAACGAAAATAATCGGGCGATGGAGCGGGGAGATCACCAAGTACGGAGCGAAAGGGCGAGAGCCCAGGCCCCCACCTCTCCTCAATTCAATATTAAGTTTAATATTCGCCTCCGCACTTTCGCGAGGCTGTCCCAGCAAGTTCGGCGGTAGGGGGCGGGGCTGAGACTAAAATGGAGGGGCATTCGGGGAGCCGCGAGCGACGTCGTTGCCAAGGCAACTCGAGAGCTAGTCCGCGGACTCGCTGGAGGCGGCGTCGCGAACGGACCTATGGGAGCTGAGGCTTTCCGCCTGCCCCTTTCAACTCGAGAGCTAGTCCGCGGACTCGCTGGAGGCGGCGTCGCGAACGGACCTATGGGAGCTGAGGCTTTCCGCCTGCCCCTTTCAACATCACAGCCGCCGCACTTTCGGACTGCAGACAAACAAAGCGAATCTTTATTTAACGGGATCTGCGCTTGCATGCTAAAGTTGATGGGACTACAAAGGGGGCagcaattacttttttaaagcgAATGTGCTGAAAGACGCTAGTGACGGGGATAAGGGCAGCGAATGATCCGGACGGCCACACAGCTGGAGCGACACAGAAAGAGGGTGAAGCTTCACCCCAAGCCCTAGTCCTCAGCCTGGCCTCGGGGGCGCCGCCGCACAAGGTCCGACGCCTTCCGGAGAGGACGGGGAAGCCGTCTCTAGGGTGAGGTCCACACCGCTCCAGAGCCAGGCGACTAGGTAACCCGGTGCGAGCCACGCCCCTGCCTGGGAACACTCCCGCTCACCCGAAAAGGAAATCTCGTCCAAATGTCCCAAACCCGGCTTTCGGGTAGCTCCAGCCATTCCCGGACCAAGCCAATCTCCGCCTTCATCCGAGCTCCTCTCAGCCCTGTGATGTATCCTCTTGGCCCAGATCCACCAGATTCAGACTATAGCTAGCCTGGCTACCCTTCCACTTCCTAGACCTGGCTCCATCCCTGTGtgctacactttaaaaaaaacaaacaaaaatcaggagGCGAATCTTCCTGGGGCAATTGCTTCTTTAGTAGGAGGGGAGTATCTTCAGGGTGGCTGAACTTTGCAGCTTCAAGAAACAATTTCCCACTCTGCCATTTGTCTTCCACGCCCAATCCTCAATCTTGGGGAACTGGCAAGAGGCCCTATTTTAGAGTTTAGAGTTCTTTGAGGTAGAGCATTCATGTCAATGGGCTCTAGAACTCCTGGGGTTGCAAAATTTTACCGACTACACCCTGGAGGTCCCAAGAAGCCAGAGTTGCTTGGAGGTCGGCTCAGAATTCCAAGGGAGTTCCAAACTCTGTGTGTCCCATGACCATGTGGTGGGGCTGGGGCCCGGTGGCTAGGCCCAAAGCCAAAAGGTGAAGCCAGTAGCATCTTCATGGCTTGAAGGTGTACGCAATAATGTCACTACACCGCAGCAGGGCCTCAGCCTGCACACCTATGGGTGTCTGCAGCTGTGACACGTAGAAGTTGGCTACGTCCAGGTCAGTGGCTCCGAAGTGGGCAGTCACGTGCACGCCCTCGTGCAGTGTGAAACTCACCTGGTGACCCACCATGGCCAGCAGGCTGCGGAGGTAGCGTTCCCGGAGCGCTGCTCGTGCCTGCTGTTCCTGGGATTCCCGAGACTCTTGAACTCCTGCAGATCCTGGGGTTTCAGGACCCTCTGGCATCCGGGGGGCCCTGCGTCCATCTGGGGCAAAGCCTCGGCTCAGGCCATCTGGGCCCCGAGGGAGCCGGAGCACAGGCACAGGGATAGTCAGTGGAGTCTGCATTATCCTGGCTGATGGGTGAAGAAAGCAAGAAGCCATTACACAGGGAGTGGGCAACGGTGACAAGAGACGTCTGTCTATCCCACCTCTGCTCAACTTGTCCAAAACCCAGTTCCGGATTCTCCTCCTCAACgctgtcccctccctctgccagttACCGCCTTTCTAGGAGCTGCTACCACCATTCTCGAGGTTCACGAGAGCAGGAACTTTTGACTGCTTTGATCACTATTTTATTCCTACTCCCtggcaataaatatttgctgaaagaacCAACTCCAGCCTCCTCTCATCTCTCACACACAGCCCATCCGATCTATAGGGAAATGCTCTCTCCCACATATACTCCCAATCACACCGGAGCCACCTTACAACGGCTTCCGGGGGCCAGCTCCGGAATGATATGAATATTACAATAACAACAGTTACAcaggtcacctggctggctcagtcggcagaGGCTGGGATTCTTGATCACGGGGTTGTAGgttcgaggcccacattgggtgtagagattacttaaaaataaaatcttaggggcgcctgcgtggctcagttggttaagcaactgccttcagctcaggtcatgatcctgggctcctgggatggagtcccacattgggctccctgctcagcagggagtctgcttctcctgctgacctctcttctcatgctctctttctcaaataagtaaataaaataaatctttaaaaaatttttctcttaggggcgcctgggtggctcggtgggttgggcttctgcctttggctcaggtcatgatctcatggtcctgagatcaggccccacgtcgggctctctgctcagcggggagcctgcttcccccccccccgcctgcctctctgcctacttgtgatctctctctctgtgtcaaataaataaataaaatctttaaaaaaaaatttttttttctcttaaaaaaataaaaccttcgaagaaataaaatagacaaaaaatgaTTGTTACAGATTATAACCCactaaaaaaaacagaaatccatGAGTCCACTGAAGGAGCTAAAATCCAATGGATGCTGAAATTTATAGATGAGTGCTGGGCAAGTGCCAGCATAGCCACAGTCTTAAAGTACTTccccagaaaatatttatttgttgtaAAGAGTAAACAGTAAGTTTGTAACTGAGGAAACTGGTGGACACGACCTTAACTTAACTTAGACATCAAAGCCATCACGTGCAGTAGTGGGACAAATGGACCCCCTGGGCCTCCTGACGTGGCACCATTTCTGTGGTATTCCTGCCAAAAATGGATTACCTAAATCTCATCATGAGGAAACtcaaattgagggacattctataAAAAAGAGCctgctgggcccctgggtggctcagtccttaagcatctgcctccggctcaggtcatgatcccagcattctgggatcgagccttgcatcgggctccctgcttagcacgcagcctgcttctctctctgcctcctcccccgcttgtgctccctctgtctctctgacaaacaaaatctttgaagTGCATTCtctttgccctttaaaaaaaaaaaaaatcaaggtcataaaaggcaaagaaagcctGAGGAGGAAAAATATATCTAACTGGCCCTTGAACAACTTGGGAGTTAGAGCTCCAGCCCCCCACATGACTGAAAATCCAGGTATAACTCATAATTCCCCAAGACCTAACTACTGGTAGCCTGCTGTCGACTGGAAGCCTTATTGATAACATAAAGagctgattaacacatatttggtACATTGTACATATCACATGCTGTATTCTTACAGCaaggtaagctagagaaaagcaaattttatgaagaaaatcctaagggagggaaaatacatttacagtattttactgtatttatggaaaaaaaaatctgtgtataagggGACCAATGCAGTCCAAACCGGTATTGTTCAAGGATCAATTGCTGTTTTTGTATTCTGAGCCTAACGCTCATCTCTCCACTGCCCACATCTTGGTCCAGCTGCTGTCACTTCCTGCTTGGACGCATGAAGTCACCTCCTCCCTGAGCTCCTGGCTTCCACCTTCACTGTCTCCTTAACCCTGAGTCTATCCCCACCCGCACAGCCAGAGGGACCTGCTTAACACCTGACACCCACCATCGAAGACCAGAGCCCAGTCATGCCTGTACTCTGCTGAGAGCCCGCCCCTGGCTTCTGCCTGGCAGAGTCAAAGCCAAAGTCCTCACCACAGCCCTCAGCAGCCCCACGAGCTCCAGACCCTGCCAGCACGCCATGTTCAAGTCCCACCCCGCTCTCTTCCGGCCCTCCTCAGCTTCCTTGTCCTCTGTAGCAAATGGTACTCTTCTGACATACGGTGTATTTACTGTTCTGCTTATGGCCTTTGTACCCTGCTAGATGCCTGCCTCCCCCATGGGCAGAGGCCTTGCTGCTTGCCTTCTGCTGTACCCTCAGCTCCTGGAACCCTGTGGGGCAGGGACACAGACACCGGCCCTTTAAACATCACTCCTGCTTGAACATACGCAGTGGAGACTGAGCTCCCAGGCCAGCTTCCCTGGGGAACCTCAAGCTGGAGAGGCAGTTTCCTCTTCCCTTATATGGAGAAATGGCACCTAAAGCCCCTCAGCGTGTCATTAGGATGCGACAGGCTCCTGCAAGACTGGGAGCCTGATTCAAGGTAGCTTCTCTATAAAAGTTGAGTTacaattgttattattactattgctgTGTGACTGGGGTAAGTTGCTTAAccagtctgtgcctcagtttccccatcagtgAAATACAGGTGGTAAGAAGACCAGCCCCACAGGGCTGGCCTGGGGACTAAAGGCACAATCACACAGTGTTTAGCACAGGCTTGGAACACATTAAGCACCACTATAATGGGGGCTGCATACAGGGAGATGCTGGTTCTGTGAgcaagagagacagggagagagggacccAGGTTTCAGGCAGCTAAAACCGTGGCTCAGTCCTCTCTAAAGTGATGACAGATTTTAGGCACCCGGTGTCCCACCCCGGGCCACTCACGGTAAGAGGGAGACTGAGATGATCCTTTTCCTCGTTAGGTGATTCCTGTCTCTGCAGCTCACCCGCGGGCTCCTGGCAAGAAAGGACCCTGCAGAGGAATGGGCCACAGCAGTAGAtgagggtttctcaacctcagaaTCATTGATATTTGCAACAGGGCCCTCTTTGTCCTGCTGTGGGGGGCTGTTAAGTGCAGAAGTGTGAGATTTTAGCAGcagccctggcctctggccacaaGACGCCTGTAGCATCCCctacgcctgagtggctcagtcggttaagtgtctgtctttggcttgggtcatgatcccagagtcctgggattgagcccagcatcaggatccttgctcagcagggagcctgcttctccctctgcctggactccccctgcttgtgcacacgctccctcactctctctgttctgacaaataaataaataaataatctttaaaaaataagagttttttttttttttaataatctctacatcTAGTATGCAGCTCAaacttataaccccaagatcaagagttccatgctgtactgactaagccagccaggctccccataAAGCCTTTTAAGTTCTCCATAtattggggtgtctggctggctccgtcAATAGCAGgaaattcttgatctcagggtcataaattcCAGCCCCAAACTAGgggtagagattacataaaataaaatgaaatagaatggaataataaaataaaataggtaaagtggctggatgcctgggtagctcagccagttatgcctctgccttctgggccgcctgagcctgggtggctcagtgggttgaggcctctacgtttggctcaggtcccgatcccagggtcctgggatcgagccctgcatcaggctctctgttcagcgggaagcctgcttccccctctctctctgcctgcctctctgcctacttgtgatctctggcaaataaataaacaaaatctttaaaaaaaaaaaaatcctctgcctttggctcaggtcataatctcagggtcttgagatcaaactccacatcaggccctgctcactggggaatctgcttctccctctccttctgcttctccccttgcttgtgttctatctctctctctcagataaataaaaatcttaaaaaaaaaataggtagggttcggggcgccttggtggctcaggcgCCActtggattaagcctctgctttcagttcaggtcatgatcttagggtcctgggatcgagctctatgtcaggctctctgctcagcggtgagcctgcttctccctctctctttgcctgcctctctgcctacttgtgatctctatccatcaaataaataaataaaaatctcttaaaaaaaaggtagggacgcctgggtggctcaattggttaagcgtctgctttcggcccgggtcatgatcccagggtcctggaatcaagtcccagattgggctccctgctctgtggagagcctgcttctccctctgcctctctttctctctgtctctcatgaataaataaataaaatcttttaaaaaataggtaaagtGACAAAGGTTATGTATGCTTTacctcaataaattttttttaaaaaattcagtgtataaaaaaaagaaaaaagaaagaaaccattaaataatttttaaaaattcagtgtatatattcaaaaaaatgatttctacagaaaaaaaaaaaaaaaaaaggcagtggggCAGGGCAcccgtgtggctcagtcggttaagtgactgccttcagctcagggcatgatcctggagtcccaggatccagtgtgcttggggctccctactcagcagggagtctgcttctcccttaatttaaaaaaaacaaaaacaaaaacaaaaacaaccaaaaaactctCCATACGTGGCCCAATGTCCTTGggaggaacaaaataaaaaatgtgtctAGTTGAGAACCACTAGTGTAGACAaacaggtggggggtggggcggatAAACTCGGCTATGCAACTCCGGAACACATTCACAACCCCacaaccagggaaatgcaaattaaagctccAATGCTAGAGGACCCTTCACTTCCCAGGTGGGGTAAGATGCAAGGCTGATGAGGCAAGGTGTCTGTGCAGCTGTGGAGAAGCACCTTCCATCCCTTGGGACTAAGGGCATAAATCAATGTCATAGAGGGCCAGTTACGGTTTCTGTGAACACTGCAAAGGCTGCTGGTCCTTCAGCCCCCGGAAGAACCCAGGGGAGGGGCCTTTGAACTGTCAACCTCTTTATGACTTTCACAGTCCTTTCACAAAATATTACTAGTCaaagtagtatttttttcttaagattttatttaattctggTCATCTTTAGACCCAATGTGAGgttggaactcacaaccctgagatcaagaatcccaaagctctactgactgagccagctaggggCGTcatcaaagtaatttttaaattctaatttcgAGAAGGAAGAGGCATACTGTAATGCTCCCATCTCTCTCGAAAAATGTtagattctggggcgcctgggtggctcagttgtcggtaaagtgtctgcctttggctcggatcataattcctagggtcctgggccctgggatggagcccctactcagtggggagcctgcttctccctctcccctgctaccctccacacccctgcttgtgctctgtctcactctcactctctcaaataaataaataaattctttaaaaaaaaaaaaattaaattcccgGGGGAACCTGGCTGGGTCATTTGGTGGAGTGtgcacaactcttgatctcagaatggtgggtggagattacttaaaatttaaagaaatagaaataagaatgTCAGATTCCCCCTCGGGAATGTGAATTTCCTCTCCCATCCTTACCCACTCCCCAAACTTTCTGTGCCAGCCCAGAACTTTCCTAGGGACGAGCTGCCAAGCCCTACCGATCACAGTGGTGGTCAGATGGGATCCTTACTGCAAGTTAGCAAATTTCCTCTGTAAAGGGCCCAACAGTAAATACTTTAGGTTTTGTACCCCTCAGGGTCAGTCACAACTACTCAATGCTGCCACAGTGGCAAGAAAGCAGCCATGGCCAGATACGCAAACAACGTGGCCCTTCTTAAAACCTTACTTACCAGGAGGGACACTGCAATTTGAATTCCACACAATTTCATGCACCCACacagatttcttaaaattttccaagcacttagaagTGTTAAGACCCGCTCTTAGCTGGTGGGCCAGACCAGACCAGGAGGCAGCCACAGCTTACCCCACGCGCGGCAGAAAGGATGAAGGTGTGGATTCG
The genomic region above belongs to Neovison vison isolate M4711 chromosome 7, ASM_NN_V1, whole genome shotgun sequence and contains:
- the GEMIN7 gene encoding gem-associated protein 7, with the translated sequence MQTPLTIPVPVLRLPRGPDGLSRGFAPDGRRAPRMPEGPETPGSAGVQESRESQEQQARAALRERYLRSLLAMVGHQVSFTLHEGVHVTAHFGATDLDVANFYVSQLQTPIGVQAEALLRCSDIIAYTFKP